In the genome of Candidatus Schekmanbacteria bacterium, the window AGGACTCGTTAACATTTAAATTGGGAGGTCCATAAAAATGAGGTTAAGAGCTGTAGTATTTGACGATGACCCGGAGATTAGGAATCTATTAACAAAGATTCTTGAGCTTCGCGGTTATGAAGTATTGGCATTTGCCGAGCATAGAAGCTGCACACTTTATGAAAATCCCTCTTGTTATTGCAAATACAAAGAAGCATGTGCCGATGTGATAATAACCGACCTATGTATGCCGGTTTCGACAGGAATCGA includes:
- a CDS encoding response regulator, which encodes MRLRAVVFDDDPEIRNLLTKILELRGYEVLAFAEHRSCTLYENPSCYCKYKEACADVIITDLCMPVSTGIEFVRNQRKKGCKVKNIAIMSGDWTDSDVKKAKKYKCHIFYKPFGIEEINKWLDLCESRIDPQRRLYSWTEY